A window of the Hordeum vulgare subsp. vulgare chromosome 5H, MorexV3_pseudomolecules_assembly, whole genome shotgun sequence genome harbors these coding sequences:
- the LOC123452340 gene encoding cationic amino acid transporter 2, vacuolar-like → MGVDEAAPGGGGGIRVLLRRKQVDSDRARAAGGQLLAKELSITQLIAIGVGSTVGAGVYVLVGTVAREHSGPALTLSFLIAGIAAALSAFCYAELASRCPSAGSAYHYSYICVGEGVAWLIGWALILEYTIGGSAVARGISPNLALFFGGPNSLPWILARHELPWLDVVVDPCAAALVFLVTALLCVGIKESTFVQGIVTVLNCCVMLFVIIAGSYIGFQTGWVGYKVSGGFLPYGVNGMLAGSATVFFAYIGFDSVASTAEEVKNPQRDLPLGIATSLSICCSLYMLVSVVIVGLVPYFAMDPDTPISSAFARHGMQWAMYLVTSGAVLALCSTLMGSLLPQPRILMAMARDGLLPSFFSDVSEKTQVPVKSTIVTGICAASLAFFMDVSQLAGMVSVGTLLAFTIVAVSILILRYVPPDEVPLPSSLQASFRLSQECDEEKVGSPLGDGNHEQGTSEIKDVIVVESIDDPLIEKQLYANKLDELKRRKTAARSIASVCVGVLILTASASVSFLPFLVRCFACVFGGLVLLAGLGVLSWIDQDDGRHSFGHSGGFICPFVPLLPVMCILINTYLLINLGGGTWMRVGVWLVMGVFVYIFYGRTHSSLTDVVYVSLAQANEIYGSPSSSGFVA, encoded by the exons ATGGGGGTCGACGAGGCTGcgccgggcggcggcggcgggatccGGGTGCTGCTGCGGCGGAAGCAGGTGGACTCCGACCGGGCCCGCGCCGCCGGCGGGCAGCTGCTCGCCAAGGAGCTCTCCATCACGCAGCTCATCGCCATCG GCGTCGGCTCGACGGTTGGAGCCGGGGTGTACGTCCTCGTGGGGACGGTTGCCAGGGAGCACTCTGGCCCGGCGCTGACGCTCTCGTTTCTTATTGCCGGGATAGCGGCCGCGCTTTCGGCTTTCTGTTACGCGGAGCTTGCTAGCCGCTGCCCTTCCGCGGGAAGCGCCTACCACTACTCGTACATCTGCGTCGGCGAAGG AGTTGCATGGTTGATCGGCTGGGCTTTGATACTGGAGTATACGATTGGCGGATCAGCCGTTGCCCGCGGCATATCACCCAATCTA GCATTATTTTTCGGAGGACCAAATAGTCTGCCATGGATTCTGGCACGCCATGAGCTCCCATGGTTAGATGTTGTTGTTGATCCTTGTGCTGCTGCCTTGGTTTTCCTTGTCACTGCCCTGTTGTGCGTCGGGATAAAAGAG AGTACATTCGTGCAAGGAATTGTGACTGTCCTGAACTGCTGCGTGATGCTATTTGTTATCATAGCTGGCAGTTACATCGGCTTCCAAACAGGATGGGTCGGCTACAAGGTGTCTGGCGG ATTTCTGCCATATGGGGTGAATGGAATGCTTGCTGGCTCAGCAACCGTTTTCTTTGCCTACATAGGCTTTGATTCAGTTGCTAGCACTGCTGAAGAG GTGAAGAACCCGCAGCGGGATCTGCCGCTTGGAATAGCCACGTCGTTGTCGATTTGCTGTTCCTTGTACATGCTGGTTTCAGTTGTTATTGTTGGTCTGGTGCCATACTTTGCCATGGACCCAGATACCCCTATTTCATCCGCCTTCGCAAGGCATGGGATGCAGTGGGCGAT GTACCTTGTAACATCTGGTGCTGTTCTCGCTCTCTGCTCAACCTTGATGGGATCACTTCTGCCACAGCCAAGGATATTGATGGCCATGGCGAGAGATGGGCTGTTGCCATCCTTCTTCTCTGATGTTAGCGAAAAGACACAAGTTCCTGTCAAGAGCACAATCGTAACTGGCATCTGTGCGGCTTCTCTGGCTTTCTTCATGGATGTTTCGCAACTGGCAGGAATG GTCAGTGTAGGCACGCTCCTCGCATTCACCATAGTCGCCGTCTCCATCTTGATCCTCAGATATGTTCCTCCGGATGAGGTACCGCTGCCATCTTCTCTGCAAGCGTCGTTCCGTTTGAGCCAAGAATGTGATGAGGAAAAGGTGGGGAGTCCTCTTGGAGATGGGAACCATGAACAGGGGACGTCTGAGATAAAGGATGTGATTGTAGTAGAATCAATCGATGACCCTCTTATTGAGAAGCAGCTATACGCAA ATAAATTGGATGAGTTAAAGCGGCGCAAAACAGCTGCTCGCAGCATAGCATCTGTATGTGTGGGGGTTCTAATCCTGACGGCTTCGGCTTCTGTATCGTTCCTGCCATT CCTGGTGAGGTGCTTTGCCTGCGTCTTCGGTGGCCTGGTCCTTCTAGCCGGTCTCGGTGTGCTCTCCTGGATCGACCAAGACGATGGAAGGCACTCATTTGGTCATTCTGGAG GATTCATCTGCCCATTCGTTCCACTGCTGCCGGTGATGTGCATTCTCATAAACACATATTTGCTCATAAATCTAGG GGGTGGTACGTGGATGCGGGTCGGGGTATGGCTGGTGATGGGGGTCTTCGTGTACATTTTCTACGGACGGACCCACAGCTCGCTGACGGACGTCGTGTACGTCTCCCTGGCTCAGGCAAACGAGATATACGGGTCTCCGTCTTCATCAGGGTTTGTGGCCTAG
- the LOC123452341 gene encoding uncharacterized protein LOC123452341 gives MQRRMDALISAMCGSLSEVLTHADSHSRALSDALSRRAIPLESATNAFLQGLDRRVEAAGADLEHLESLAFGTVSVEELLGHCCEALNIVSRHADAIEFRLVSYGYVAPEVEDEVEEEEGRDTGELEVPGNGGFGGSSSVLRSARKRFDDDDDDALFEDSMSLKNFGISDACLATLSSQDIDFSASPKMPDRKPGSVDHQEILEKAEEPTPPQNETDEQDGMIRASKEEYDKLPPYMKSLASWEELHDAVSKLNAYFAGDKAQGRLNQDDVGSIGLGRKGRSYLLILLRLNQLAMETIDGSIFYNLHKNDS, from the exons aTGCAGCGCAGGATGGACGCATTGATCTCGGCGATGTGCGGCTCCCTCTCCGAGGTGCTCACCCACGCCGACTCCCACTCCCGCGCGCTCTCCGACGCCCTCTCCCGCCGCGCCATCCCCCTCG AGTCGGCGACGAACGCGTTCCTGCAGGGGCTGGACCGGCGGGTGGAGGCCGCGGGCGCCGACCTGGAGCACCTCGAGTCCCTGGCCTTCGGCACCGTCTCCGTCGAGGAGCTCCTCGGCCACTGCTGCGAGGCGCTCAACATCGTCTCCCGCCACGCCGACGCCATCGAGTTCCGCCTCGTCTCCTACGGCTACGTCGCCCCCG AGGTGGAGGacgaggtggaagaggaggagggcAGGGACACTGGGGAGCTTGAGGTCCCCGGGAATGGGGGCTTCGGAGGGTCAAGTTCAGTGCTGAGGTCTGCTCGGAAGcgcttcgacgacgacgacgacgacgcgct ATTTGAGGATTCGATGTCACTAAAGAATTTTGGGATTTCTGATGCTTGTCTAGCTACTCTGTCCTCTCAAG ATATTGATTTTTCTGCAAGCCCAAAGATGCCTGACAGAAAACCAGGAAG TGTTGATCACCAAGAGATTTTGGAGAAAGCTGAAGAACCAACACCTCCCCAAAATGAAACAGATGAGCAAGATG GAATGATAAGAGCGTCAAAGGAGGAGTACGATAAACTTCCTCCTTACATGAAGTCCCTCGCATCATGGGAG GAATTGCATGACGCCGTTTCAAAACTAAATGCATACTTTGCCGGTGATAAGGCTCAGGGAAGGTTGAATCAGGATGATGTTGGGTCAATTGGCTTGG GGCGCAAAGGAAgatcctacttgttgatccttctgCGGTTGAATCAGCTTGCCATGGAGACGATCGATGGCTCGATCTTCTACAACCTACACAAGAACGACTCCTAG